The segment GCTAAGCTCGCCTTTGTATTGGGCGAGACGTTTTAAGAGGATTTTCAAACTGTTCAGCTCCAGCACTTTATTAGGAGGACAAACCATCCTGAAGTATACGCTTTCCTTTTTATTATAAGGCCAATTACTGAAAAAAAGTACTTAAGCTTATGGCAGGAAATAAGCCAGAACCTAGTAGGGTCCCGGCTTATGTAGATAATACAGATTATCTCGCAGCTGCTGGCTGCACTTCATCTGGGATAGGACAGACATAGCCACTGTCGCCAACAGCCTGCTTAAGCTCATCTGCTGCTTTAAGAAGAAGCTCTGGCTCCTCCAGTACTTTTGCAGCAGTAAGGAATAGAATTTTTGCAACTTGTAAAGTTCCTTTATGTGCAATGCTAGATTTTCCTTGTGCCACTAGCTGCCAAGTATGAAATGGGGTACCAAGAGCACATGTTGTGACATTACATTGTGCTGTTGGTGTTACCCAGCTGACATCTGCTACATCTGTTGAGCCTGACATGAGAGAGACTGTCTCATCATATGCAAGAACATCCTCAAACAGAGGGGTATTTCTATCTGCAATGCCGATTAAAGGAATATATGCTTCGTTTAGCTCTTCTGTGCTAAAAGTTGTTTGGATCTCCTTGGCGAATTGCTTTTCTACTCCTGTAAACTTTGTTGGGCCTACCTCGAGCATCGCCTCTTGCATGGCTAAATTGAGCGTATTGCTCGGAATATAGTTAGAGCAAGCTTTATCTATAACAATCTCCAGCTCTGTCCCTGTCATTAAGGCAGCACCTCTTGCTACATCCTTTACTCTTTCGAATAATTCCATTACGGTATCTGTTTGTGGAGCACGTATTAAATAAAGCACTTCTGCAAAGCCTTGTACGACATTTGGAGAAAGTCCGCCTGAATTGGTGATGGCATAATGGATTCGCGCCTGATCAATAATATGCTCTCTTAAATAATTGGAGCCGATATTCATCAGTTCAACTGCGTCAAGGGCGCTTCTACCTAAGTGAGGGGAACCGGCAGCATGTGAGCTCTTTCCTTTAAAACGGAAATATACTTGGATATTAGCAAGCGAGCTCGTGTTCATTACAGAGGTAATACCGCTTGGATGCCAAGTTAATGCACAATCTACATCGTCAAACGCTCCTGCTCGAACCATAAATGTTTTTCCTGATCCACCTTCTTCTCCTGGGCAGCCATAAAATCGGATGGTGCATGGGATATTATTTTCTACAACAAAATTTTTAAGTCCCACGGCAGCAGCGAGGGCTCCTGTACCAAGGAGATTATGCCCGCATCCATGTCCATTTCCGTTTTGAGCGAGAGGGTTCTGGATGGCTGTTCCTGCTTCCTGGCTTAAACTGGATAAGGCATCAAATTCGCCGAGGAAAGCGATAATGGGTTTCCCAGAACCGTATTCTGCAATAAACGCAGTCTCCATTCCACCGATATTTTCATTAATCGTAAAGCCTTCTTCCTGTATAGCTGTTCTTAAGTAAGCGGCAGATGCGTATTCCTCAAATCTTGTCTCTGGATGATCCCAAATATAATCACTTATTGTGCTCCATTTTGCTTTTGTTTCCTCTAAATAATCGGTAATCCAATACAAGTTACTCATGCAAACTTCCTCCTTTTAATAAAAAATTAAAAAAATTTTGACATTTACTTGCAGTTATAGCTTACATCCATTAAAATAACGTTAGATTTCCTAACATATGTAAGAGAGATTAATGGCGTGTTTTATCTATATACATATATATGGATAAAAAAATCCATTACAAGCATAACCTGTATTTTTCAAGCTGCCTGCAATGGATGAATTATTTATGTGAAATTAGCTGTTTTGAATAATACGAAGAATATCATGGGCGTTGTCTCCTGCAACTGCTGCGAAGTTCTCCCATATCTCATCACGAAGAAGGTCGATCTCGACAATTTTTTTTGCTAATTCGATTGCTTCTTTGTTGATCATTGCATATAGCTCCTTTCGGTGTAAAATTATCCATTCTCCTCAGATTAAACAAAAGAAAAAATATTTATCGATTATATATAAGTATTTTAAAAGATTTTTTCTAAAAAAACATCTATATTGTCAGGTATTCTTACCCATTTTTTGAATTTTGCGTTAGATTATATGACAAGAATCAATTTTGTTTTGTGTAATCGTATTATAATTACATTAATGGTAGAAATCATTACTTCATGAGGTGAGATGATAATATGGATCATGAGCCATCCTACAAAAAAAGGAAAGTAATCACGATTGGTGTTGTTAGTGAACTGACTGGTTTGACAGAAAGGCAAATTCGTTATTATGAACAAAGAAAGCTTATTTTTCCTGAAAGGCCTGAAAGAGGGAATCGTAAATATTCCTTTTCAGATGTGGAACGGTTAATTGAGATTGCCAACAAGCGGGAAGAAGGAGTAAGGACCCACGAAATTCGCCAGGAAATAATTAAGAAAACCCGCGAAGAGGAAGAGCGCAAAATAAAAAAACAAATGTTACGCGGTCAAATCAACGCCAGGTTTGGTATCCAAAAAGATTGAGTAAGCCTAGCAACTTCCTATAATAAGCCTCGGGTAAGCAAAAGTCCTTTTTAATTAAAGGGCTTTTTATATGTTCACATACAGGAAATCTTAAGCGATAACTAGATTCTTCTATTGATTATAGGTGTTCTTCTCATATAAACTTGTAGATGGTAAAAGATAACTTCAAAGAATGTTCAATTAATGGAGAGTTGGCATGGACTATATATCCAAGGAAAAAACGTATGAAATTATAGAGGTTTGTTTGCTTGCTGGGCGGATTATGTTAAAAAACGGTGCGGAAACATACAGAGTGGAAGACACGATGACGCGCATTGCAAAAGCGTATGGAGTGGAGGATTCGGACAGCTTTGTTACACCTACTGGTATCATCTTTTCTTTAGCGGGTCAGGAACCGACAAAAACAAAGCTGATTCGGATTATTGAACGGACAACGAACCTTGAAAAGGTAATGAAGGTTAACGATATTTCTAGAAAAATCAGTGTCGGGAATATCCCTTTACAAGAGGCATATCATCTTTTAAAAGATGTAGATAAGGAGAGCAAAACGTATTCAGATTTGGCGCAAGTTATTGCTGCTGCCATTGCAAGCGGGTGCTTTCTCATCATGTTTCAAGGAATATGGCAGGATTTTTTTGCGGCTGTTATTGCAGGTGGTGCAGGCTTTTTATGCTCTGTGTATTTTCACCGCGTTGTCCAAATTAAATTCTTTGCGGAATTTTTAGCAGCAGTGCTCATCGGTCTTATTGCCTTTGGCTCCGTTCATATCGGTTTTGGCGCACAAACAGATAAAATTATTATTGGCTCGGTCATGCCGCTAGTGCCAGGGTTGCTAATTACAAATGCTGTCAGGGATTTAATGGCAGGCCACTTAGTTTCCGGCATCTCAAAAGGGGCAGAGGCATTTTTAACAGCTTTTGCAATTGGGTCAGGAATTGCGGTAGTATTCGTAGTATTTTAAGGAGAATAGATATGTGGGAATTAATAGAACAAGCAATTACAAGCTTCATTGCATCCTTTGCCTTCGCAATGATTTTCCACACACCGCCAAAACTGCTAGTGAAATGCGGATTTATCGGAATGCTCGGCTGGGTAGCCTATTGGGGCTCTGTCTCTTTGCACATCGATGAGGTTCCAGCAACAATCATTGGTGCTTTTTTAGTGGCAGTACTCAGTCAAGTGTTCGCAAGGCGGTATAAGACACCTGTCATCATTTTTTCGGTGGCAGGAATTATTCCACTCGTACCAGGCGGGATGGCGTATGATGCAATGAGAAAATTTGTGGAAAACGACTATTACTACGCTGTCAGCCTTGCTGCCAAGGCCTTTTTAATATCGGGATCCATTGCAATAGGATTAATGTTCTCTGAAGTAATCAATCAGTTAATGTATAAACGAAAAACTAGAAAAAGCAATGGAAGCATCTAAGGAGTGCTTCCATTGCTTTTTTAGTTATGTAACAGGTTGTTCCTATAAAGTAACAAGTTCCATTCGGTGTGACTAAGTACTAAATACGGAAGATGTATTTACTATGTATTGCAAGCGTTGTAACGTATAGATGTAAAGCAAAAGGGAGCGTTGCTATTTCCCTTCATCCCTGTCAATTAAGGAGGATTGCATATAGTCAAAGGTTTCTTTTCCTAACCGTTCAATCAGAAACATGACTGGTATTTGAGTCGTTAAATTGACATTTCCTAAATATTCCGTCGTTATATAATAGGCGAGGTTATAATCAGACATTTTGGCCAGCGAGCTGTCAGAGTGATTCGTCAAGCTTACGATGATGCTTCCATCCTGCTTAAGGCGGTCAAGCTTTTCCATTGTTGACTTAGATTCGCCTGACACAGACAGCACGATCGTGACACTGTCAGTTATATAGTGGCTATAAATTGGGAAATATGGGTCTTTAATATGAAGAGAAAATTTCTTAAGCCCAGAGAAGAACCTTGCGCCATATTCTGCAATTACACCTGAAGTGCCTGCACCGATAAAAATGACGATTTTCGCTTTTGCCACTACTTCGGCAATTTCTCGGATTTTAGTTTCATAGTTTGCTGATAATGTTCTTTCTACAAAGTCGGAGACCGTCGTATATGTATTGTTTAAACGGTAGGTTTCTTCTTCTGCAAGATAATTTTTCAGATGAACCTTGAATTCTGTGAAGCCATCGAAGCCTAGTTTTTTGCAGAAACGAAGTATGGTTGTTGTGGAGACATGAGTTTCATTTGCGAGTTCCCGTATTCTCATATAGGTTACTTCACGGGAATTTTTCATGATGTAATTGTAAAGCTCGTATTCTAGATCAGAAAAGGTTTGAATCTGCTCATTTGTAAACATATTAACACATCCATTAAAAAGATTTACTCCAACTTAGATAATCTTATTATAACAAATTTAGAAATTGAAAAGGGTTGCACACCCAAAAATAAGAAAAAGGGGCGTTCGTAGATGAGCAATGGAATTAAGATTGTAACGATTGGCGGAGGATCTAGCTACACACCAGAACTTGTGGAAGGATTTATTAAAAGATATGACTCTCTGCCAATACGTGAGCTTTGGCTTGTAGATATTCCAGAAGGACAAGAGAAGTTGGAGATTGTCGGTAACTTAGCAAAGCGTATGGTGAAAAAAGCAGGCTTGCCAATTGAAGTTCATTTAACACTTGACCGCAGAGAGGCGTTAAAGGATGCAGACTTCGTAACAACTCAATTCCGAGTTGGTTTGTTGGCTGCAAGAGCGAAGGATGAAAGAATTCCTTTAAAATATAATGTAATCGGACAAGAGACAAATGGGCCTGGCGGTCTTTTCAAAGGCTTGCGCACAATCCCTGTTATTCTTGATATTGTTAAAGATATGGAAGAGCTTTGTCCAAATGCTTGGCTCATCAACTTTACAAACCCTGCAGGAATGGTGACAGAAGCAGTGCTTCGCCACAGCAACTGGAGAAAAATTGTTGGCTTGTGCAATGTTCCGATTTCAATCCAAATGAGTGTAGCTAAGCTGTTGGAAGTTGAACCTGAACGTGTACATGTTGATTTTGCAGGACTGAACCACATGGTATATGGACTTCATGTATATCTTGACGGTAAAGATGTTACAAAAGAAGTGCTTGATGAAATGACATCCGGCAAGCATGCAAGTGCGACTATGCGTAATATTGCTGCAATTGACTGGGATCCAGACTTTATTAAGGCACTTGGGGCTATTCCATGCGGATACCACCGTTACTACTACAAGCAGGCACAAATGCTTGAGCACGAGCACGAGGAAGCAGCAGAACAAGGTACACGTGCAGAGGTTGTGCAAAAGCTGGAAAAAGAGCTGTTTGAACTTTACAAGGATGAAAACCTTGCTATTAAACCGCCACAGCTTGAAAAGCGCGGTGGAGCATACTACAGTGATGCAGCCTGCAGTCTAATTGACTCTATGTACAATGACAAGCGTGACATCCAGCCTGTTAACACAATCAATAACGGAGCAATTGCCAGCATTCCAGATGAATCAGCAGTTGAAATCAGCAGTGTCATCACAAAGGACGGCCCTAAACCGATTTCTATCGGCGATCTTCCTGTACCTGTCAGAGGATTGGTACAACAAATCAAGTCCTTTGAAAGAGTAGCAGCAGAAGCAGCTGTAACAGGCGATTATGATAAAGCATTGCTTGCTTTAACAATCAACCCGCTATTGCCTTCTGATAAAGTTGCGAAAGAAATTCTGAATGAAATGCTTGAAGCACATAAAGAGCATTTACCGCAGTTCTTTAAAGAAGATAAAGTACTATCTTAATAAATTGATAGCCAAAAAAGAGGAGTGTCCCAGAAGACACTCCTTTTTTTTATCGAGAAAAACAAAAAGGAACTATTTTACTATAAGCTTGTGCTAGGAAAAGAGAAGGTATGTCCTATTGACTATGTAGCGTATAGGAAAATAAATGCATTTATGGGTGTTTTTTGTCTTTATCCTTTATTTGGATATTGAATTATGGTAATTATTATATAGATGTTTGTTTTTTATTAGCTACATAGTAATAAAGAATGATAGCTAAAATTATTTTTAAAGGAGAGAGGAAAAATGGCAGGAATCATTCGAGTAACTCCTGAAGAGCTTATTAGCATGTCAAATCGTTACGCAAGCGAGGGAAGTCAAGTTGGTGAACAAGTCACTCGTTTGGATCAAATGATCCAAGAATTAGAAAGCATGTGGGAAGGTCAATCAAGCCAGGCGTTCAGTGAGCAATATCAATCACTTCGCCCTTCATTCCTTAAAATGCAGCAATTGCTAGAGGATATATCCTCACAATTGAATAGCACAGCAAAAGCACTAGAAGATGCTGATGCACAAATTGCCAATCAAATTCGCGGCTAAGTGACTGAACTTAATATCGTTAGAGCTTAGAGCTTCTTCATGAGGTATGCATGATGGGTAACGAAATAATGGCGGATGTAGCTTTGTAAAAAGCCGTGTGTATATTAATAAACAAACTAAACCCTTGGAGGAGCGCTTGTATTCAAAGCGCTCCTTTATATTTCGAGGTGGAAAAATATGTATATAGAAGTAACGGTCGATTTACATAAGTATGATAAGGAAACAATCGACTTGCGCTTATCAGACTTCTACACAATAAAAAAATTGGTTGACGTATCATGGCAGGTTTCACATATAGACAGCGTCCCGAGATCAGGGTATTGGGTGCGTGTAAAGAATAAACAAAAGGTATTCCCGGGAAATAGGCGGTTGGCAGATGCGGGAATAACGTCTGGAGATATTATTGAAATTTTATGAGGATGGTATAGAAAATGCCGCAAAATGAACGTACATACTTAGAAAATAAATTAGATGCGTTGATAAAAAAAGATCAAAATCGCATTTCATTCGTCTTTCAAATCGAAAAGATAAAGATGGATGAAGAAGGTGAAGTCTTTATATTAAAGGATTTGGATAAACAGCTCCATAAGGAAATAAATGTATTAGAGGATGCTCTTTCAATAAGCATAGATATTCCAAGTACCTATCAATATGGTACATCTGTTCAAAAACTGCCGAAAAGAGACAGGCTAAAAGTAATATATCAATTGATTCATAAAGTAAAGGATCACCGCGTTTCAAGGCTGCATCTTTTTATTAGCCCAGAAAACATTGTCGTGGACCAAGGGATGACCCCGTATTTCCTTCATTATGGAGTTAAAGAGAGCCTGCCTCCATATGAAAAAAAGGAAGAGCGGCTTTGGTATGAGCTTAAAGCGCTTGCTGCTTCGTGGGTAGATATCTCCCATTCGTTTGAGGAATATCTCCAATATGAAAAGACATTGGAATTGAGTGAAGACAGCAAAAAGGTGTTGGATGCTCCGTCATACGCCTCCCTGTTACAGATTATAGAGGAGTTTATTAGGAAGGATAAGGAATCTTCCTCTCACTATATAGAAGTGACAAAAAAGAAATGGAATTGGTTTCGAAACAGCCTGATTGCTGTGAGTATTCTGCTTGTGCCAGCCATTATTTATTCCTTTTATTCTATCTTTTTTCTGCAGCCAAAGCAGGCCAGAATCATCACGGCACAAGAACAATACCTTTCTAGTTCCTACAGTGATGTAATCAGTACGCTCCAGCCTTATGAAATTGACCAATTGCCAAAGGTTGCAAAGTTTGAACTGGCTATGTCTTACATCTCCAATGAAAACCTGACAGATGAGCAAAAGAAATTTGTCCGTAATACAGTCACACTGCAATCTGATTCTAAGTACTTGGATTATTGGATACAAATTGGAAGAGGACAAGGAGAGGAGGCGCTTAAGACTGCTAGATTCCTCGAGGAGACAGATCTCATTGTTTTTGCCCTCATAAATTATCGGGAAAATATATCTGCTGATGAATCAATGGACAGTGAAGAACGCCAGCAAAAGATGGATGAAATCGACCGAGAGATTAAAGAATATCAGCAAGAGGAAGATAGCGAATCATAATCGTTTATTTACTGGCAGTGATTAAAAAGGGGATTACAAGATGTACACATTATTTGTATTTCACGATGATACATACGAAAAAGCCTATTTAGATAAGAATGAGTCAATAACAATGGGCACAGCACTAGAAATGGGTATCACAATGGCTATACCAGGCTGGGAAGGCCAATTGACAGTAGCTGTTGATAAAAATGGAGTTGCGACATATCAACATGAAAAGAAATGGGTCGAAATTCAAGAAAAGGAAAAGCACAATGTTAAGGCAGGGTCTGCAATTATTGAACTGGTTTTAATAAAAGAAATTCCTAACACAACGTTTTATATAGGAAAAAGGAAAGAAATCTACTTTGCAGCACAACAAGCAGAGCGTGAGAATGATTCGGAATTTTGGTTGCAAGAGGACCAAGATGAGCTGTCAGCTGGCTTTTTAATTGATGTTCATGAAGGATGCACAGTAAAGAAAGGAGAGTCCCGAGTATTTCTTAATGGCCATTTACTGGATTCAGACAGTGAATTGGCGCTTGGAGACATTCTCCTCTGGAATGGGATGGAAATTACACTTTTAGATGAAGATCTTCTATCCATTGCAACTGTAAAAGAATATGGAACAACACTGGAAGAAATTAAGCCTCATCAATCAGAAATGAAAAAACGCTATCCACTGTACAGACGAACACCGAGAATGGTGTATGAACTTCCAAAGGAAAAGGTTCAACTAACCTTTCCAGGACAGGAGGCACAGCATACAAAAAGACCTTTATGGTTAATAATCCTTCCGCCCTTAATGATGCTTATCGTTATGGGAATTGTTGCGATTTTTATACCAAGAGGAATATTTATTGTCGTTTCTCTTGTTATGTTTGCGACAACTTTATTCACTTCAATCTTTCAGTATTTTAAGGATAAAGCAAACCGCAAAGAATGGGAGCTCAGAAGGCGCCGCATTTATACAAACTATTTAAATGAGAAGCGAGAAGAGCTTCACCTGCTTGCAGAAAAGCAACGTGAAGTACTTGATTTTCATTTTCCAGAGTTTGAGCGGATGAAATATATGGTCGCCGAAGTTTCGGACAGGATTTGGGAACGGACATTAACAAGCCAGGATTTTTTACAATTCCGTATCGGTACAGGAAAGGTGCCAGCAAGCTACAAAATCGACGTGAGCTCACAAGATATGTCTAACAGAGAAATGGATGAACTAATGGAGGCGTCAAAGCAGCTTGAGAAGACCTATCAGGAGCTTGAGCCTCTGCCTGTCACTGTCGATCTTTCAAAAGGTGCGATTGGTTTAATAGGGAAAGAAGCAGTCTTAAAAAATGAGCTTCACCAGCTAGTTGGTCAACTTGCATTCTTCCACAGCTATCATGACGTCCGCTTTATCTTTATCTTTGATGAGAGGGAGTACAGCACATGGGAGTGGATGAAACGCCTGCCCCATTTTCAGCTTCCGAATTCACATGCAAAGGGCATGATTTATAACGAAAGCACGAGAGATCAGCTTCTTAGCTCGATTTATGAAATGATTCGGGAGAGAGATTTGGAGGAGGATAAGGAAAAGCTACTGTTCTCACCGCACTATATTTTCATCATTGCCAACCAGCAGCTCATTTCTGAGCATGTCATCCTAGAATACCTGGAGGGTGAGCACAGGCATCTCGGTATATCTGTCATTTTTGCATCAGAAGCGAAGGAAAGCTTTTCCGATAATATTCATACACTTGTCCGATATATAAATGCCTCTCAAGGGGATATTTTAATGCAGGACAAAAAGGCTGTTGAAATTCCTTTCAAGCTTGATGTCCATAAGTATGAGAACAATGAATATTTCGCCAGAATGCTAAGGACTCTGAATCATCAGGTTGGAGTTACCAACTCGATTCCAGAAAGCGTATCTTTTATGGAAATGCTCCAACAAAAGGATGTTAAGGATATACCTATCCAAGAAAACTGGGAGAACAATCAGTCAGCTAAATCTCTTGCTGTTCCAATTGGCCTAAAAGGGAAAACAGATGTAGTTCGGTTAAATTTACATGAAAAAGCCCACGGGCCTCACGGGTTATTGGCAGGGACAACAGGGTCAGGGAAAAGTGAATTTTTGCAGACGTATATATTATCCCTTGCTGTCCACTTTCATCCGCATGAGGTTGCCTTCCTGCTCATCGACTATAAAGGCGGAGGAATGGCCCAGCCGTTCAAAAATATGCCCCATCTGCTTGGGACTATTACGAATATTGAAGGAAGTAAAAACTTCAGCCAGCGTGCATTGGCTTCCATTAAGAGTGAGCTTAAGCGGCGCCAGCGTCTTTTTGACAAATACGAGGTGAATCATATTAATGATTACACACGCCTTTATAAACAGAATAAGAGTACAGAACCATTACCGCATCTGTTCCTGATTTCAGATGAATTTGCTGAATTGAAAAGTGAACAGCCTGATTTCATTCAAGAGTTAGTCAGTGCTGCGAGAATCGGGCGAAGCCTTGGTGTCCATCTAATCTTGGCGACGCAAAAGCCAGGCGGCATAATTGATGCTCAAATCTGGAGTAATGCCCGCTTCCGTATTGCGTTGAAGGTTCAGAATGCAGAGGACAGCAGAGAAATTCTCAAAAATGCAGATGCTTCCGGCTTAACGGTTACAGGAAGAGGGTATTTGCAAGTTGGCAATAATGAGGTGTACGAACTATTTCAATCTGCTTGGAGCGGGGCGGCCTATAAAGATGAAGCATCTCTTAATGAGGATGAAGTTGCTCTTGTTACTGATCTTGGACTTGTGCCTTTATCAGAGCTTTCCTTACAAGAAACAATGGGGAAAGAGTCCATTACAGAAATGGAAGCAATTGTGGAGGAAATTGAAGCAGTCCAGCATAAGCTAGGACTTCAAAAAATTGCAAGTCCTTGGCTTCCGCCATTATCTCCGCGTATATATAAGCCAGATATAGCAAATGAAAGAGAAGATAACAAGGTCTTGCTCGCAATGGTCGATGAGCCAGAAAAACAAAGCCAGTCTCCGTATACGTATGAATGGGTGGAGGATGGCAATATTGGAATTTTTGGCTCATCAGGTTATGGTAAAACCCAAACAATGATTACATTGCTAATGGGCATTGCTGCAGAGGCAAGCCCAGAGCAAGCACATTTCTATTTACTTGATTTCGGGAATGGAGGCTTAATGCCATTAAGGCAGCTTCCGCATACAGCAGACTATTTCCTTATGGATGAACAGCGTAAGACAAATAAATTTGTCGCCATTATTAAGAGTGAAATGGCAAAACGAAAGAGACTGTTCCAGCAAATGGAGGTAAGCTCAATCAAGATGTATAACACTCTTGCTGAGGATATCTTGCCATTATGGTTTATTGTCATTGATAACTATGATGTAGTAAAAGATGAAATGCATGATTTTGAAGCACAGATGAACCAGTTTGCAAGGGATGGCCAATCACTCGGCATTTATATGATTTTCAGTGCAACGAGAGTCAATTCCATTAGACAAACGCTAATGAACAATCTCAGAACAAAAATTGTCCATTACTTAATGGATAACACGGAGGCATACTCAATTCTTGGCAGGGTACCATTTGAGCCAGAGCCTATCCCAGGGAGAGCAATCATCAAAAAAGATGCTGCCTTTTTCTCGCAAATATTGCTGCCGAATATTGGACTTGATGAGTACGAGCAATTGCGGTTGCTGAAAGAAGAAATTGATGCGCTAAAACAGAAGTATAACGAATTTGAAAAGCC is part of the Niallia taxi genome and harbors:
- a CDS encoding MerR family transcriptional regulator → MDHEPSYKKRKVITIGVVSELTGLTERQIRYYEQRKLIFPERPERGNRKYSFSDVERLIEIANKREEGVRTHEIRQEIIKKTREEEERKIKKQMLRGQINARFGIQKD
- a CDS encoding 6-phospho-beta-glucosidase: MSNGIKIVTIGGGSSYTPELVEGFIKRYDSLPIRELWLVDIPEGQEKLEIVGNLAKRMVKKAGLPIEVHLTLDRREALKDADFVTTQFRVGLLAARAKDERIPLKYNVIGQETNGPGGLFKGLRTIPVILDIVKDMEELCPNAWLINFTNPAGMVTEAVLRHSNWRKIVGLCNVPISIQMSVAKLLEVEPERVHVDFAGLNHMVYGLHVYLDGKDVTKEVLDEMTSGKHASATMRNIAAIDWDPDFIKALGAIPCGYHRYYYKQAQMLEHEHEEAAEQGTRAEVVQKLEKELFELYKDENLAIKPPQLEKRGGAYYSDAACSLIDSMYNDKRDIQPVNTINNGAIASIPDESAVEISSVITKDGPKPISIGDLPVPVRGLVQQIKSFERVAAEAAVTGDYDKALLALTINPLLPSDKVAKEILNEMLEAHKEHLPQFFKEDKVLS
- a CDS encoding M20 family metallopeptidase, with the protein product MSNLYWITDYLEETKAKWSTISDYIWDHPETRFEEYASAAYLRTAIQEEGFTINENIGGMETAFIAEYGSGKPIIAFLGEFDALSSLSQEAGTAIQNPLAQNGNGHGCGHNLLGTGALAAAVGLKNFVVENNIPCTIRFYGCPGEEGGSGKTFMVRAGAFDDVDCALTWHPSGITSVMNTSSLANIQVYFRFKGKSSHAAGSPHLGRSALDAVELMNIGSNYLREHIIDQARIHYAITNSGGLSPNVVQGFAEVLYLIRAPQTDTVMELFERVKDVARGAALMTGTELEIVIDKACSNYIPSNTLNLAMQEAMLEVGPTKFTGVEKQFAKEIQTTFSTEELNEAYIPLIGIADRNTPLFEDVLAYDETVSLMSGSTDVADVSWVTPTAQCNVTTCALGTPFHTWQLVAQGKSSIAHKGTLQVAKILFLTAAKVLEEPELLLKAADELKQAVGDSGYVCPIPDEVQPAAAR
- a CDS encoding WXG100 family type VII secretion target; protein product: MAGIIRVTPEELISMSNRYASEGSQVGEQVTRLDQMIQELESMWEGQSSQAFSEQYQSLRPSFLKMQQLLEDISSQLNSTAKALEDADAQIANQIRG
- the essB gene encoding type VII secretion protein EssB, producing MPQNERTYLENKLDALIKKDQNRISFVFQIEKIKMDEEGEVFILKDLDKQLHKEINVLEDALSISIDIPSTYQYGTSVQKLPKRDRLKVIYQLIHKVKDHRVSRLHLFISPENIVVDQGMTPYFLHYGVKESLPPYEKKEERLWYELKALAASWVDISHSFEEYLQYEKTLELSEDSKKVLDAPSYASLLQIIEEFIRKDKESSSHYIEVTKKKWNWFRNSLIAVSILLVPAIIYSFYSIFFLQPKQARIITAQEQYLSSSYSDVISTLQPYEIDQLPKVAKFELAMSYISNENLTDEQKKFVRNTVTLQSDSKYLDYWIQIGRGQGEEALKTARFLEETDLIVFALINYRENISADESMDSEERQQKMDEIDREIKEYQQEEDSES
- a CDS encoding MurR/RpiR family transcriptional regulator, with product MFTNEQIQTFSDLEYELYNYIMKNSREVTYMRIRELANETHVSTTTILRFCKKLGFDGFTEFKVHLKNYLAEEETYRLNNTYTTVSDFVERTLSANYETKIREIAEVVAKAKIVIFIGAGTSGVIAEYGARFFSGLKKFSLHIKDPYFPIYSHYITDSVTIVLSVSGESKSTMEKLDRLKQDGSIIVSLTNHSDSSLAKMSDYNLAYYITTEYLGNVNLTTQIPVMFLIERLGKETFDYMQSSLIDRDEGK
- a CDS encoding threonine/serine exporter family protein; this encodes MWELIEQAITSFIASFAFAMIFHTPPKLLVKCGFIGMLGWVAYWGSVSLHIDEVPATIIGAFLVAVLSQVFARRYKTPVIIFSVAGIIPLVPGGMAYDAMRKFVENDYYYAVSLAAKAFLISGSIAIGLMFSEVINQLMYKRKTRKSNGSI
- a CDS encoding threonine/serine exporter family protein; the protein is MDYISKEKTYEIIEVCLLAGRIMLKNGAETYRVEDTMTRIAKAYGVEDSDSFVTPTGIIFSLAGQEPTKTKLIRIIERTTNLEKVMKVNDISRKISVGNIPLQEAYHLLKDVDKESKTYSDLAQVIAAAIASGCFLIMFQGIWQDFFAAVIAGGAGFLCSVYFHRVVQIKFFAEFLAAVLIGLIAFGSVHIGFGAQTDKIIIGSVMPLVPGLLITNAVRDLMAGHLVSGISKGAEAFLTAFAIGSGIAVVFVVF
- a CDS encoding EsaB/YukD family protein; the encoded protein is MYIEVTVDLHKYDKETIDLRLSDFYTIKKLVDVSWQVSHIDSVPRSGYWVRVKNKQKVFPGNRRLADAGITSGDIIEIL